From one Eucalyptus grandis isolate ANBG69807.140 chromosome 9, ASM1654582v1, whole genome shotgun sequence genomic stretch:
- the LOC104418430 gene encoding uncharacterized protein LOC104418430, with translation MPKTKKNACKDATKLSKLLKAPIRILIKARDFYVRSLTDCSGHIGYGNVMGCPTGQINTLPRSFSVSSSKSGSANTDEDYRELVRLASLRSLSSKVRSDLTRTQHVAAQSPMTATNNKMPRSFSTGIGRIDEDKPCEFGEEVMVKADVYTRSRSYVPAKRTSGLI, from the coding sequence ATGcctaaaaccaagaaaaatgcTTGCAAGGATGCCACCAAGTTGAGCAAATTACTGAAGGCACCCATTAGGATTCTCATCAAGGCCAGAGACTTCTACGTGCGGAGCCTGACCGACTGCTCGGGCCACATCGGGTATGGCAACGTCATGGGCTGCCCGACAGGCCAGATCAACACCCTGCCCCGGAGCTTCAGCGTCAGCTCGAGCAAGTCGGGCAGTGCCAACACAGACGAGGACTACCGGGAGCTTGTGAGGCTGGCCTCCCTTAGGAGCCTGAGCAGCAAAGTCAGGTCGGACCTCACGAGGACACAGCATGTTGCTGCGCAGTCCCCGATGACCGCAACGAATAATAAGATGCCGAGGAGTTTCAGCACCGGAATCGGGAGGATCGATGAAGACAAGCCGTGTGAATTCGGGGAAGAAGTGATGGTGAAGGCCGACGTGTACACCAGAAGCCGCAGCTACGTGCCTGCGAAGAGGACTTCTGGGTTGATTTGA